AGTACGGATCCGTTAAGTGGGAATTGCATGCGACTGTTGATCGAGCTGGAGCCTTCAAGCCTAACCTTCACGGCACCAAGGAAGTGTCTATTGTTCGCGTGCCTGATCAACTCTCCCTTGAGATGACAGAACCTATTTCTATTAGTCGCCAGTGGGAAGATCAGTTGCACTATGACATTGTTATCTCGGGCAAGAGCTTCCCCATTGGTAGCAAAATCCCCATTGCCTTTAAGCTTACACCGCTTGCCAAGGTTCAAGTGCATAAGCTCAAGGTTTATGTAACGGAATCGATTGAGTACTGGACCAACGATAAGCGTGTAACACGTAAAGATCCAGGCCGCAAGATCTTGCTACTCGAAAAGTCTGCCGGAAAGCCTCTCGATTCGTCCTACGCCTCATCTGAAATCCGAACGCTTCGCGGCGGCGAACTAGACCCTGAGCAGCGACGAGAGGCTCGTGAAGCAGCTGCTCGAAGACGCGCACAAGATGCTGCCCGAAGACAGACCACGGCCGAGCCCCTTCCTGAGCCTTCGGCTAACCTCCTGGGCGACCTGGATCTGGGACTCGAGACCATCTGGGGTTCAACAGAAATCGAAGCCAATGTGCAGATTCCTACATGTGAGATGatggccaagaacaaggagctACGACTCAACCCTGACTGCAGCTGGAAGAATGTCAATGTCTTCCATTGGATCAAGGTATGTTATTTAATGATGAGTTTTGGGCCAGCAACTAACCGTTTCAAAGGTTGTTATGCGAATCAGCCGTATTGATCCTGAGGATCCTAGTGGTACAAAACGCCGACACTTCGAGATCAGCATTGATTCGCCATTCACTGTTCTCAACTGCCGTGCCACTCACGCCAACACTAATCTTCCTGCTTATTCAGGCGCCAACTGCAACGGCACCACTTATCAGTCTACTTGTGGATGCCCTGATGCCTTCACCGTTCCCACCGATGCTTCACCTAGTTCTTCGGAAGGTTCACTACCCGGTGTTAACCCTAACGCTGAGAACCTTCCGGCGCCACCACAGGCTGCCCATTTGGCCGACGGTGTTAGTGGACAACAAGAACCACGCCCGATCCATCTGCTCAGAGTTCCAAGCTTCAACCCTCCCGCCTTCGAAGACGATATTGCGCCACCTGCTGCCGAGCTTGTCACAGATGTGCCTGAGCCTGTGATGACTCCTCCACCACAGTACGATGTTGTGGTCGGAACTCCCAGTGTCGACGGTTTGGCGGATTACTTTGCACGATTGGCTGATGCAGGCTATGAGGGACATGAGGATTCAGAGTCGGATCCTGATGATTCCCCACCCAGAATCCTGGACCGAACTGGGCGTGTCAATGTCGCCAATCCTCGAACTCCTGGAGGTCGAAGGATGCCCAGTCGAAGTCTAGAGATTTCCCGACCCACCATTCAACTTGATATGAATGCTCTCCGCGCCCGAGCTGGACGGGCAGTGTGAAGAGCACTGGCCGTCCATGTTTGGATATGATAGGAGAGAAATACTCTACAAAGACATACTCAGCTTGAGCGTGTCAACAGTACATATTGGCGTCTACGCCATTTACGATATTTACgtttttttctttgctgTATTTTGTCTAAAGGTTGTAACAATCAAGCATATGGGTTGCATTTGGCATGGCTGGAATGGATAAGGTCTCGATGGCGTTACATCTTGCTACACGTTTCCAACAAGGGCCAGGCGTTTACAAAGAGGAAAAGGATGTCATGCAAGTCAGCTACTCAGGATTCATTTAAGCGAAGGAAGGGAGGATATACCTTGAATTTTGGGGTAGGACACATGCGCTGGATGAACGCATACCCACGTATCGATACCACATCGTTTCCTTGACACTATCAATATATTTAGCCCGATACGGGTTTTTGTGTTACCATTTGGTCCGTTCCACGTTAGATAAGCGAGTTGAACATGCACCTTGTTTGGATATAAATAGACAGTTATTAAAGGACGTTATGAATACCGTTTAAGGGTCCAGCCGTGATGTTCAGGGTCCATTCCGCTTATTGGTTATTTCACGGAAACCCCGGTTCGTAAGCGCTAAATCGAGACACGCCGCCCAAGCGGTAAGACGTCTCATCGTCAACTAACATCTCTTGGCTATCAACCTGATGAGTACTTactcatcaacaacttcttAAGAACAAGTCTCCGGTATTGTCGCCCTGTCTCAAGTAAGCGATGCCCTTTCCGGTAACTCCGGCGAGATGCGCCTTGACTAATCAGTTCACTCTCATGGAACAGGACACAATGGCTGTAAGAGGTGAAGACAAGACTGGTAAAGAGACGCCAGTGAGACAGCGGAAGGCTCACAAGAAGTCTCGTCTCGGATGTAAGAACTGCAAACTGAGGAGTGTCAAGGTGAGCTGATCGCTGTAACTCTTATCCACCAACCCCATATCTCAGTCATACGCTTCACTTCACCTCAGCACTAACATCTTGTCAGTGCGATGAATCAAAACCATCGTGTAAACGTTGTACCTCATCAGGCTTCGTCTGCTCATTCACTCAGATATCTCCCTCATCCTTCCAACTCGCCCACCAGAGCGCAGGGCCAGTCTTCTCAGTCGTCGATAAGTCTCTCGGTCCTATCAACCCTGGTTTCAGAGTCCCCGTCATCCAGCCTGTAAAAGGTGGTGTCGGTGAGATTATACTAGACGATGCTGCCCTGGCGGCCATTGAGAGGTTTCGACTAAGGACGGTGTTTTCTGTTGGTACACAGAAGACGAGAAGTGTTTACAGCGAGGGCGCGTTTCTACTAGGATTGAAGGTGAGTACTCACAAATCTCTTTATAGTATTTGACGCTGAAATTTATAGCATCCTTTTCTCATGCATGTCTTTATTgctctggctcttcttcatgatcaGCATCTAAACCCCTGCCAAACATCTTCTCACCGCACAGCCCTCGCTTTCCACTGGTATCAAGCGACAGCCCTTTTCCACCGCCGTCTCATGGCAGCAGGATCAGTCCCCGATGTGTCGAGACTCTCTGGCTCCGAACGCGATTCCCTCTGGGCTTCAGGAGCACTCCTCGGCGCAGCTTCGATGGCTCTTTTAGACGCTGAAGACGTGTATGGAGTGTGGCCCCTCAAGAAATCTGATTCCTTGGATCTTGACTGGCTAAGAATGAGCGATGGGAAGAAGGTTGTATGGAATATCGCTGATCCAACGAGAAAGGATAGTATTTTCCATCAGTTGCTCAGAGAGTGGGACGGCATTCCTGATGGTTCTAAGCCCATTCCGCCCGATGCCCTTCCGACTATGTTCTACGATGCCTTTGACATTGGGCCGTCTTCTACAGCTCAGAACAACCCATATCATGTCGCTGCGTCGTTACTCGCACAGTTGCTTCCCCGAAAGATCGATGATAATACAGTGATCCAGTTTCTCACTTTCTTAACGCAACTGGACCCGCGGTATAGGAAGCTACTGGAGGAGAAAGACCCCAAGGCTATGGTATTGCTAGCATGGTGGTATACCAAAGCAGCGGCACACAGCTCATGGTGGATGCAGAGGAGATCAGTGGTAGAGGGGCTGGCCGTCTGTATCTACCTGGAGAGGAATTGTGGGCCTGAAGCAGTTATTCAGGAGCTGGTGAAGTTTCCAAGGCGTGTATTTGATGCCTGTCGTGGTAATGGAGGATCAATGCCTGCGCAGAACAGACAGCCTTTAATAGCGGGCGTTCAGGTCTACTAGTAATCAtaggataatattatatatttgAACAAAAGCTGCAGTAATGAGAGACAGACCTAAAGCATATCGAGACCAGCTAGACTACTCAATAATCCTGAAAACCAACAAAACGCCATATCCTTATCCTTACATGGTATCGTGACAGCCGTAGGCATCTAGCCTTATGGCGAGTTCCCACAAGCGCGTCAAGCACCCACTTTAACCTCGGAGTTAACGGgctgcttctccttctccccATCCTTGTTAGGCATCAATGGATGATTTGGGTCGTATCCAACGGACTTCACAATACCAAGACCCTTTGTGCGACCTTCGCGGAACAGGAGCCTGTCGCCTGGAGCAAGATACTCAGGGCGTTGAACGAAGCGGAAGGCGACAGTTGCGCGGTCTCCTGTGCGAATGAGCGCTCGGTCAATGTCGATGATGGCACACGTTTGGGAGACAGGGCCAACGTGAAGCATGGCCTGGTACTTGGTCTTAATAGTAGTGGCGTGTGAGAGAATAAGAACTGGCAATGTTAGTGTGGCTCATTGTGGCATTGACCTAAATGCTTACCCTCTGCAACAAACTCACGGTGCACCTTTGGCATCACCTGGCCTTCGATCCGGGGTAGAAGTACCATACCCTTGCGCACGTCTTTGCG
This DNA window, taken from Fusarium oxysporum f. sp. lycopersici 4287 chromosome 7, whole genome shotgun sequence, encodes the following:
- a CDS encoding hypothetical protein (At least one base has a quality score < 10), whose amino-acid sequence is MATARSSHPSLALTNPNRNSFMSARSSKSAVTSVSELPKPVASGSGVSCSILLAEPNIFLSGFDHDGHGHREGQSGTALLRGKLQLRVTKNVKIKAVQLKLLGRARTEWPEGIPPLKQDVFEEESLRTQVLTFFNAMNDGWESDYGNQCTYRLKSSSPNGSSTNLVRPNPSSSLTPHQNNLSAKEIKRLSLQSVQSRSFQKGDSPIATPTQAKGYKVFYPGTYDYTFELPIDHHQLETTKLQYGSVKWELHATVDRAGAFKPNLHGTKEVSIVRVPDQLSLEMTEPISISRQWEDQLHYDIVISGKSFPIGSKIPIAFKLTPLAKVQVHKLKVYVTESIEYWTNDKRVTRKDPGRKILLLEKSAGKPLDSSYASSEIRTLRGGELDPEQRREAREAAARRRAQDAARRQTTAEPLPEPSANLLGDLDLGLETIWGSTEIEANVQIPTCEMMAKNKELRLNPDCSWKNVNVFHWIKVVMRISRIDPEDPSGTKRRHFEISIDSPFTVLNCRATHANTNLPAYSGANCNGTTYQSTCGCPDAFTVPTDASPSSSEGSLPGVNPNAENLPAPPQAAHLADGVSGQQEPRPIHLLRVPSFNPPAFEDDIAPPAAELVTDVPEPVMTPPPQYDVVVGTPSVDGLADYFARLADAGYEGHEDSESDPDDSPPRILDRTGRVNVANPRTPGGRRMPSRSLEISRPTIQLDMNALRARAGRAV